The Henckelia pumila isolate YLH828 chromosome 2, ASM3356847v2, whole genome shotgun sequence genome includes a window with the following:
- the LOC140878656 gene encoding uncharacterized protein — protein sequence MQNNPKRQRSDKYCHFHKDKGHTTEDCFSLRAEIEKLIKRRHLGNFVDKSRGEKRDDKRRDKQTKRDYQKRHDETGKQHERADENLPAGGVIAEITGGPVCGDSNNARKVLLQATKGTNNLSSPTSFPMYEIGTIQDGLSFSDKDLKNPRGTHNDALIISATISNFWIKKILVDSGSLADIIFHDAFVKLGISNAQLTPVNTALVGFFGEIVEALGEVMLPLSLGSYLKRSTKMVKFLVVKSSSAYNVILGRTSLNIFQAIGSTYHMKRKFPTPGGVGEAIGDHRLARECHAVTLRGSSGNRK from the coding sequence ATGCAGAATAATCCAAAGCGCCAACGTTCGGACAAGTACTGCCATTTTCATAAAGATAAAGGTCATACTACAGAAGATTGCTTCAGTTTGCGAGCAGAAATTGAAAAACTTATAAAGCGCAGACATTTGGGGAATTTTGTGGACAAGTCCCGCGGTGAGAAGCGAGATGACAAGCGTCGGGACAAACAAACAAAACGTGACTATCAAAAGAGGCATGATGAAACTGGGAAACAACATGAACGCGCTGATGAAAATTTGCCCGCTGGAGGAGTAATCGCCGAAATCACTGGGGGGCCTGTTTGTGGCGATTCGAACAATGCAAGAAAAGTCCTTCTGCAAGCAACAAAAGGAACCAACAATTTGTCTAGCCCCACTTCCTTTCCAATGTATGAAATTGGAACTATACAAGATGGATTATCATTCAGCGACAAAGATCTGAAGAACCCTCGAGGTACCCATAATGATGCTTTAATCATTTCAGCCACAATCTCCAATTTTTGGATAAAGAAAATTTTAGTGGATTCAGGAAGTTTGGCcgacataatttttcatgatgCATTCGTCAAGTTGGGTATTAGTAATGCACAGTTAACTCCAGTCAACACTGCACTAGTTGGATTTTTCGGAGAAATAGTTGAAGCTTTGGGCGAAGTAATGCTTCCTCTTTCCTTGGGTTCTTACCTCAAACGGTCTACTAAGATGGTAAAATTCCTTGTAGTAAAGTCTTCATCTGCATACAATGTGATATTGGGACGAACAAGTCTCAATATATTCCAAGCCATTGGATCGACATATCATATGAAGCGTAAGTTTCCGACTCCAGGAGGAGTAGGAGAAGCCATTGGTGACCATCGTCTAGCTAGAGAATGTCATGCGGTGACATTACGGGGTTCATCAGGAAATCGTAAATGA
- the LOC140883060 gene encoding probable E3 ubiquitin-protein ligase BAH1-like 1, whose amino-acid sequence MKFCKKYEEYMLAQKQKKLPRVGFKKLKKILKRCRKQIDSHKDMTLVLDQDHQNGGGIPHHDSSTCPQHCPVCDGTFFPSLLQEMSAIVGFFNEKAQKLLDLHLASGFSKCLIWFKDKLQGNHVTLIQEGRELVTYAIINAIAMRKILKKYDKIHYSKQGQAFKSQAQSMHVEILQSPWLCELMAFHINFRESKGLNSSTAPPLFEGCSLAFSDGKPSLSCELYDSVKLDIDLTCSICLETFFEPVSLTCGHIFCYLCACKAASVTVVDGLTTANHGTKCPICRESGVYEAAVHLDELHILLSRRCPHEYWEERRKSEKMERLKQVKEHWELQCRLFTGI is encoded by the exons ATGAAGTTCTGCAAGAAATACGAGGAGTACATGCTGGCACAGAAGCAGAAGAAATTGCCCCGGGTGGGTTTCAAGAAACTCAAGAAAATCTTGAAGAGATGCAGAAAACAGATCGATTCTCATAAGGATATGACTCTTGTTCTTGATCAAGATCATCAAAATGGTGGTGGGATTCCTCATCATGACTCGTCAACCTGCCCACAGCACTGTCCAG TCTGCGATGGGACATTTTTCCCATCCCTTCTTCAGGAAATGTCTGCAATAGTCGGTTTCTTCAATGAAAAAGCCCAGAAATTGCTCGACCTACACTTGGCTTCGGGATTCAGCAAGTGCTTAATCTGGTTCAAAGACAAATTGCAAGGAAATCATGTCACGTTGATTCAAGAAGGCAGGGAACTTGTTACATATGCGATAATCAACGCAATTGCTATGCGTAAAATACTCAAGAAATATGACAAG ATTCACTATTCTAAGCAAGGCCAAGCTTTCAAGTCTCAAGCACAAAGTATGCACGTCGAGATCCTTCAATCTCCGTGGCTTTGTGAACTTATGGCCTTTCATATAAACTTTAGGGAGTCTAAAGGGCTCAATTCCAGCACGGCTCCCCCTCTTTTCGAGGGGTGTTCTCTGGCTTTTAGTGATGGAAAACCGTCTCTTTCTTGTGAGCTTTATGATTCAGTCAAGCTTGACATAGACTTGACCTGTTCTATATGCTTG GAGACGTTCTTTGAACCGGTGTCTCTTACTTGTGGCCATATCTTCTGCTACCTGTGTGCTTGCAAAGCTGCCTCAGTGACCGTTGTAGATGGGCTTACTACAGCAAATCACGGCACAAAGTGCCCTATATGCCGGGAG TCCGGAGTGTATGAAGCTGCTGTACATTTAGATGAGCTGCATATTCTATTGAGTAGAAG GTGTCCTCACGAGTACTGGGAAGAACGCCGAAAATCCGAAAAAATGGAGAGACTTAAACAGGTTAAGGAGCACTGGGAGCTGCAGTGTCGACTCTTCACTGGCATCTAA
- the LOC140878657 gene encoding uncharacterized protein produces MTVTQEESSTLTWMVYVDGSSTSTGSGAGIVVESPQGDKFQYAIKFLFSATNNEAEYEAFIMGIKLALSVGAKILTIHSDSQLIVSQVNGNYEVKEDKILEYLTQVNELLSRLDSYDVKQISRVENESANHLAKLANSLANIDNRKITFLTYDKEKTDGSDVTIFCADSEEPSWKHEIIDYLMRGNLPANQVEARKLRVQVARFTIIDGELYKKGFSSPYLKCLTPTKGNYVLREIHEGICGNHLVGRALAAKALRQGYFWPTTNQDAIELAKHCHACQEHANIHHQPATILQPLESPLPFAQWGMDLVDNGTQFSGAKIKDWCKGLSIKQFFTSVGNPQANGQNKVTNRTILQHLKTCLGNAKGKWVDELPSVLWAYRTTPRSSTGESPFNLAYGAEAVAPAEIGEQS; encoded by the exons ATGACAGTAACTCAAGAAGAAAGCTCCACCCTGACGTGGATGGTTTATGTCGACGGATCATCAACCTCTACAGGAAGCGGTGCAGGTATAGTTGTGGAAAGCCCACAGggagataaatttcaatatgccaTCAAATTTCTATTCTCTGCAACAAATAATGAGGCAGAGTATGAAGCTTTCATCATGGGAATTAAATTGGCTTTATCGGTCGGAGCAAAAATACTGACGATACACAGTGACTCCCAACTTATCGTCAGTCAGGTTAATGGAAATTACGAAGTAAAGGAAGATAAAATACTTGAATACCTCACTCAAGTAAATGAGCTTCTCTCGCGTTTAGACAGCTACGATGTAAAGCAGATATCTAGAGTTGAAAATGAATCAGCAAACCATCTCGCCAAGTTAGCAAACTCCTTGGCCAACATTGATAATAGGAAAATTACATTCCTAACATATGACAAGGAAAAAACTGATGGAAGTGATGTTACAATATTTTGTGCTGACAGCGAAGAACCTAGTTGGAAACATGAAATAATCGACTATTTGATGCGGGGTAACCTACCTGCTAACCAAGTCGAAGCTCGAAAACTTAGAGTGCAAGTTGCTCGGTTCACGATCATTGACGGAGAACTTTATAAAAAAGGTTTCTCTTCACCTTACCTAAAATGTCTAACGCCAACCAAAGGAAACTATGTGCTccgtgaaattcatgaaggaataTGTGGAAATCACTTAGTTGGTAGAGCTCTTGCGGCGAAAGCATTACGCCAAGGTTACTTTTGGCCAACAACGAATCAAGACGCTATTGAGTTAGCAAAACATTGTCACGCATGTCAAGAGCATGCTAACATCCATCACCAGCCGGCTACAATCTTACAGCCCCTGGAAAGTCCTTTACCTTTTGCTCAATGGGGAATGGATTTGGTAG ACAATGGAACTCAGTTCTCTGGAGCGAAAATAAAAGATTGGTGCAAAGGACTTTCCATCAAGCAGTTCTTCACTTCTGTTGGGAATCCTCAAGCCAATGGGCAAAACAAGGTCACCAACCGGACAATTCTGCAGCATCTCAAGACATGCCTAGGCAATGCCAAAGGGAAATGGGTAGATGAGTTGCCAAGTGTTCTATGGGCATATCGAACCACTCCACGCTCTTCAACTGGAGAATCTCCTTTCAACCTGGCTTACGGAGCGGAAGCTGTGGCTCCTGCCGAAATTGGAGAGCAATCGTGA